aacatAGTGAAGGAGGCCCTagtgagatttgaactcatgacccctggttTACAAATCCAGTGCTCTAACCCCTGAGCAGAAATACTGACTTCATAATCCATGCAATCTTGAGGTTTCTTGCCTTAAGAACAAGGAGGATTGTGCTCCCTCTGAACTCTTATCTCCATCTTGTGGTTTGAATATTGGGCTAGTCTCTTCGAATAAATCAAGAGTGTTTGctgagtgccaactgtgtgcagaacactgaactaagcacctgggagagtactgtcATTTTTCCCAAGGAGCAGCAATAACCCTTGCTCAAAGAGGGCTTAAAGTAATGTATCTAAAGTGCCtcgagggttttttttggttatCTTTTATGTGCAATAGCTCTCATTTCTCTTCACGCCTGAGTGAAAACATGGCAGCACAGAATGTACTGGACCTCTCTTTTTTGTTTATTATTTTTCTAGCACAAATAAAATCAGAAGCAAGTTGCTCAGCCTCTTCCCCAGCCAAATTATTCGGGCAAAAAGGAGAAAATTTCACATTCTTCTGCAGCGTCTCAAATATGCCAAACTCGACTACCTTGAACTGGTACAAATACTTTAACAACCACAAGGACAAATTCGCAGAACTCAAGAAGGAAGACGATAAGTACCACGAGGGGCGGCATCATGTGAGCAAGTGTTCTAATTCGGTCTTTAAGATAACGATTTTGGAACTGCAACTGAATGACACTGGGGAGTACTTTTATGAAGCCATTGAATTATCAACTTCTGCTAAGATCTGGAGGAGCAATTGTACTCTGCTCAATGTGACAGGTGGGATTTCTATAAGTGGTTTTGAATGCAGAAATAACCATTTAGAGGGACCCAGGCCCTACCTTTCAGAGCACTGCCTTCAGACAGAGACAACGTTCAAACAGTCCCTGACACGGACTCGTATGAACGGCATTATGCCGGTTAccacaggaaagggaagggggtagggggtggggaatgtAATTTGCTGACTGGCCCCTCacccatcttcccctctcttctggaTTAGGTGGTACAGGTGATAAAATAAAAGGACTGGGAGTAGGGAAATGTTTATACAGAGGTTGGGCCCAGCCCCAGAAGacagggaagaggtgggggacgGTGGATAGTTAGAGGCTCAAAAGCCACAATCCCCAGTGGAAGTGGGGGCATTGGGGTCAAACTAACATTGCCCTCCCAAACTTCACATTTTCGAGTCTAAGCTAGACAGGTCCAGGCATGTTAATTTTAAGTTAATGAATCTATGGAGCTGGAGAATTTTCCAAAATATCCCTGCTTCATTTCCTGGTCTTCTTTCCCACTCTTTCCTCATCTTTTGGGGATGaaattggggtgggaggaggggctggagcgGGACACTTGACCCCTTCAGGATAGCATGTGATCTAGGCCTAGTGCAAGCAGTGGAAATGCAGACTCCTCATGGCTGCTTAACACCGGCTTGAAACTCTGCCTCTGATTTCTTTCTCAAACCTTTCAGCAAGAACACCAGGCCCGTCCACGGCACCTCCAAAAATTATCTCCATCAAAAAGGGGAACGTCCAGGGGACCGTCATCCTGTCATCGAGCATCGTGGCCGTAGCCCTTTTGCTGCTGCTGGGCTGGGTTCTATATGCCATTGCTCAGAAAAGGAAAGGTAACTGCAACCTCCAGGTCTTgtccccttttcccacccaccCTTTTctacccttctcccttctctttgtcTCTAGGTGAAGCTTAATTTCTGTCCTACTCAGAGGTTGCACAATAAGGACTCCTTAGAGACACTGGTACAATCTTGGTGGTTATAAGCAAGTGTGAGTCACCCTAACAATTGCACTCCAGAAACAACTATATTGATTTAGAGTCCTGAGGTCCCTAACAGGCAACAATGaagagttagaagcagcgtggtctagtggaaagagcatgagcttgggagtccttTGACCTGGATcatagtcctggctctaccacttctctgctgtatggccttggacaagtcacttgacttctctgggcctcagttttctcatttgtaaaatggagtttcgatacttgttcttgctcctacttagaccgtgagccccatgtgcgacagagactgcatctaacctgcgTGTCCTttatctccccagcatttagtacactgcttggcataaagAAAGTGCTTACaagtatgattaaaaaaaaaagttctcaaagccatttctttttcttctcgcGGCCATGGTGCCTCTTCTTCTGGGACCTGTAAAGCAGGAGAAAACCCAAAAAAGGATGTGTTTTTCCCATGACAGTTAAAAAAATGGCCTCTGCTAAAGGCCTGTATAAATCTAACAATTTCCTTAGgtcagtagagggagtagaagggggcAATAACACTGCTTGGAAGGGGAATTTAAGTGTTGATAAGCTTATGCAGATGACCTGATAGTCAGTCCCTGGCCTGTCCTCAGCAGTTTCTCCAAACAAACAGTGCTGGAGTAACCAAGTGCCTCAAGTTGGAAATGCTTTGATAAATACAGGTAAGGGGTTCATGGACATAAGTCCCACCCTTAATTAATTCTCAGGGACTTAGTGAAGGAAGTCCTAAGGGAACACCTGTGACAATTTCCCGCAGACACTTctcatgtctctctctcttctgtcacaCTCATACACAGAATTTGAATTAAGTCCTAACTTCCAATGTCATTTGGCCTGGAATAGTTACCAGGAGTCCCTGAGTCAACTGAGGAATAGACAAGGTCCAGGGCACTTATTTGTATCTTCCTgagtgaccggggggggggggggggggggggggcacggggggatTGGAATTCTTCTATGACAGGAGTCAATCTGAAACCCCCACTCCTTGCCTGAGAACTGCTTTAGAGGACCTCTGAGGGGAGCTGTAGGGCATGGTATGATTAGAAGACTTTTCTAGGTCCCACAAGAGATGGCTCTTCTTCTCAAGCCACAGgataaaggaataataatgataatattaattatggtatttgataagtgcttactatgccaagcattgcactaattgctgggggaggtacaagataactaggtcccataggggctcacagtttaagtaggagggaagaacatagcataaaatccccattttgcagatgaatgaactttttttaaaatggtatttgctaagcacctactatgtaccaggcactatactaagccctggggtagagacaagccaatcagttgggacacagtctatgtcccacatagggctcacagtcttaatctccactttacagatgaggtaactgaggcacagagaagttaggtgacttgcccatggtcctgCAGCATGCAAGTGGCCAAGTGGGatttagaacgcaggttctctgactcccaagcacatactttttcccctaggccatgctatgaATGTTTAAAATTATGGTCTCATCCATTGAGCAGCTAGTACTAGTGGCCCCTTGCATTTTACTTAACCAAGGGCTGACGGTAGGGATACTCTGTACTGGTGTGTGAGCTGAGGGGATAATTGCAGGTCAGGAGAAGGGTCTGGGAACCATCTGACTCAACCCAGCGAAATATTGAGGCTTATTTAAGTTGTCTTCCACATGATGCCTCTGGGTAATCAAGGGAATATGTTCCTTCCATTTATACCTGGAAACTATGTATGCTCTGATGGTGGATTTGTGAAAGTAGGTTTTCCTGGTGATTTTTTTCAGTTATTCTATGAAAGTAGACCATTATTAACaacaatgtggtatttgttaagcacttatgtgctaagtcTAGAGTAGATACGATATCAttagatcagacaccatccctgtcccacttggggatcacagtctaagaggaagagaaagcgGGTTTTCAATCTCCAATttatagatcaggaaactgaggcacagtaaacttaattgatttgcccagggtcacagagcaggcaagtggcagagctagaattagaactcaggtttcttgtctcccaggtctgtgctctttccactagggctctCTTTCACAAGTAACCCTAAATCTGTACTACGTGTTTGCAACTTCACCCCAAATTTTACAGCAAAACACCTGGACACTAACAAATAGTCTGTGAAAAAGGGCGTTGCTTTTCAACCAATTTTTTCATATACCTCATAAAAGTAGGCAGGGGAGTTTCTATCAAAAATATCTATATGTCTGTGCCATGAAGGCTGTGAGGGCAGCTTCAACTTCAAAGCTGATGAAACCACCCGTTCTTGCCATTCTATGTCTAGGTCAACAGGTTCCGGGCTGGGTTAGGGTGTTGGCCTTTCAGTCAGGAAACTCAAATCAGTCAACAAGTACTGAGTGCCCATGAGTTGTCTAGCATGGAGGAAGCACATCTGACTTTGTCTGGCCCCTCTCTGGGTCTGCAGCCTGCAATTGCGCATCTGAGAACTGAGAACCTGAGATAGAGAGAGTCAAAGGCCAGTGGAGATTGGTGCCCATCTGAGCCCAGCAAGAAACCAGACTTTCTCCGACTGAGTGAACTAGGGAAGGGatgtggccaagtgaaaagagcataggcctgggaatcagaggacttggattctaatcctggccctgccacttcttgtcaattcttttttttttggtttttattaataagtgcttactatgtgccaggtaccgtactaagtacttgggtagacacaagttaatcaggttggacatagtccatgtcccacatggggcttgcagtcttactccctattttatagatgaagtaactgaagcacagaaaacttcagtgacttgcctaaaatcacacagcagacaagtggaggagccacagttagaacccaggtccttttgactcacaagcccatgctctaccc
This sequence is a window from Ornithorhynchus anatinus isolate Pmale09 chromosome 7, mOrnAna1.pri.v4, whole genome shotgun sequence. Protein-coding genes within it:
- the PDCD1 gene encoding programmed cell death protein 1, whose product is MELLHVTVAAFYTVLLGCQPRLLRAQIKSEASCSASSPAKLFGQKGENFTFFCSVSNMPNSTTLNWYKYFNNHKDKFAELKKEDDKYHEGRHHVSKCSNSVFKITILELQLNDTGEYFYEAIELSTSAKIWRSNCTLLNVTARTPGPSTAPPKIISIKKGNVQGTVILSSSIVAVALLLLLGWVLYAIAQKRKGINKSENDDLTLKGEPTSRPVFTVDYGELEFQRGEKPPKTVGTCTSEQTEYATIIFLPEKPLAHNGLQIKK